In Devosia sp. XK-2, one DNA window encodes the following:
- a CDS encoding cytidine deaminase: MNTTDTDKLLFAAAEAVRAKAYAPYSKFQVGAAILADDGNIYAGCNVENAAYPVGNCAEPSAIAAMLAGGGKRIKRIYVTGPGTMPVTPCGGCRQRIREFADLDVEVISHGVDGEPLVQTLGQLLPHSFGPEFLDK, encoded by the coding sequence ATGAATACAACCGACACCGACAAACTGCTCTTCGCTGCCGCCGAGGCCGTGCGCGCCAAGGCCTATGCGCCCTATTCGAAATTCCAGGTTGGGGCCGCTATCCTGGCCGACGATGGCAATATCTACGCCGGCTGCAATGTGGAAAATGCCGCCTATCCGGTGGGCAATTGCGCCGAGCCGAGCGCCATTGCCGCCATGCTGGCGGGCGGCGGCAAACGCATCAAGCGCATCTATGTCACCGGCCCCGGTACCATGCCCGTCACCCCCTGCGGCGGCTGCCGCCAGCGCATCCGCGAATTTGCCGACCTCGATGTCGAGGTCATCTCGCACGGCGTCGATGGCGAGCCGCTGGTGCAGACGCTTGGACAATTGCTGCCACACAGTTTCGGTCCGGAGTTTTTGGACAAATGA
- a CDS encoding cell surface protein → MTDQVNTATQTAAANVSVLAEKPLQYLDKAVNAIRDLGIWPENQAEAPITGLLQQITELDETRVILIGRTLSQASAFNEVVREQVAAMKIGERYEDITKGFDSIRDDAKGMVDQLADNKIDLFERASNVWMKVSRGDIATRFNKIRDTYLEVTSDTKDQIDREHTILEAYRDFRGALKQSEVMALEVLQTAEARLKEKKDILQKAAEELAGYAGDVPADRARLEMARDERLREMQNEEKRYQIAKDLSDNLTISYNTSEVVMARLMQTTNAKERVYQQSISFFSTNETVLTALSASFTGMFGLHESTETLNAMKEGMSKSLETLSEIGDKVQEEAIKAGYGPTVRADAVKKLVDSVVNFQEKSRTIINEMRVASTKNSAEIRDAVEDGKKRLATLAAEGNALLLETKG, encoded by the coding sequence ATGACCGACCAAGTGAATACAGCCACGCAGACCGCAGCCGCCAATGTTTCGGTATTGGCCGAAAAGCCGCTGCAATATCTGGACAAGGCGGTCAATGCGATCCGGGACCTGGGCATCTGGCCCGAGAACCAGGCTGAAGCTCCGATCACCGGGCTGTTGCAGCAGATCACCGAACTGGACGAAACCCGCGTCATCCTGATCGGCCGGACGCTGAGCCAAGCCAGCGCCTTTAATGAAGTGGTGCGCGAGCAGGTCGCGGCCATGAAAATCGGCGAGCGCTATGAGGATATCACCAAGGGTTTCGACTCAATCCGCGACGATGCCAAGGGCATGGTCGACCAGCTCGCGGACAACAAGATCGACCTGTTCGAGCGCGCCTCCAATGTGTGGATGAAGGTGAGCCGGGGCGATATTGCCACGCGCTTTAACAAGATCCGCGACACCTATCTCGAGGTCACGTCCGACACCAAGGACCAGATCGACCGGGAACACACCATTCTCGAGGCCTATCGCGATTTCCGCGGGGCGCTGAAACAGTCCGAGGTGATGGCGCTCGAAGTGCTGCAGACCGCCGAAGCGCGGTTGAAGGAAAAGAAGGACATTCTGCAAAAGGCCGCCGAGGAACTGGCCGGCTATGCCGGCGATGTGCCGGCGGACCGGGCGCGGCTGGAAATGGCGCGCGACGAACGGCTGCGCGAAATGCAGAATGAGGAAAAGCGCTACCAGATCGCCAAGGATCTCTCGGACAACCTCACCATTTCCTACAATACGAGCGAAGTGGTGATGGCGCGTCTGATGCAGACGACCAATGCCAAGGAACGCGTCTATCAGCAGTCGATCTCGTTCTTTTCGACCAATGAAACGGTGCTGACGGCGCTTTCGGCCTCGTTCACCGGCATGTTTGGCCTGCATGAATCGACCGAAACGCTCAACGCCATGAAGGAGGGCATGAGCAAATCGCTCGAGACCCTGTCCGAGATTGGCGACAAGGTGCAGGAAGAGGCGATCAAGGCCGGTTATGGCCCGACCGTGCGCGCCGATGCGGTCAAGAAGCTGGTCGATAGCGTGGTCAATTTCCAGGAAAAGAGCCGCACCATCATCAATGAAATGCGGGTGGCCTCGACCAAGAATTCGGCGGAAATCCGCGATGCGGTCGAGGACGGCAAGAAGCGCCTGGCGACGCTGGCAGCAGAGGGCAATGCGCTCCTGCTTGAAACCAAGGGTTGA
- a CDS encoding SRPBCC domain-containing protein, with protein MDFGGRYRIAAGRMAVWAALNDPEMLKAAIPGCSHIGWTGPETLDLAITVNLGVVKPTFKGELVLSNVVPAASYTLAGKGKGGLLGLAEGAADIVLTDDGTQTLLAFAAKGGASGQIMKLGKAVIGNSAQKIIDGFFERFAAAMGAKIEPLGPA; from the coding sequence ATGGATTTTGGCGGACGCTATCGCATCGCCGCCGGGCGCATGGCCGTCTGGGCCGCGCTCAACGATCCCGAAATGCTTAAAGCCGCCATTCCCGGCTGCAGCCATATCGGCTGGACGGGCCCCGAAACGCTCGATCTGGCGATCACCGTCAATCTGGGCGTGGTCAAACCCACCTTCAAAGGCGAGTTGGTGCTTTCCAATGTCGTGCCCGCCGCCAGCTATACCCTGGCCGGCAAGGGCAAGGGTGGCCTTCTGGGCCTGGCCGAGGGCGCAGCCGATATCGTGCTGACCGATGACGGCACCCAGACCCTTCTCGCCTTTGCGGCCAAAGGCGGCGCTTCGGGCCAGATCATGAAGCTGGGCAAAGCCGTCATCGGCAATTCCGCGCAAAAGATCATCGATGGTTTCTTCGAGCGCTTTGCCGCCGCCATGGGCGCCAAAATCGAGCCGCTCGGTCCGGCCTGA
- a CDS encoding purine-nucleoside phosphorylase: MTKAAKTIRKIAGKEPISAAIVLGSGLSGIGDLLEDKITIPYAELKGFPGGGVSGHGRDLLIGQMGGRRVAVLTGRQHYYEHGNAAAMRPALEAMAELGAETLLLTNSAGSVDPRFAPGDLMLIADHINYAGMNPLIGEPTDRRFVNMVNCYDLDLRAKATELAQRFGYALGEGVYLWYSGPSFETVAEIQMAIRLGANAVGMSTAPEVILGRFLGMRVGACSSITNMGAGLSSENISHEHTKIMAVQGAEKLKKLIPALVEEL, encoded by the coding sequence ATGACCAAAGCCGCAAAGACCATCCGCAAGATTGCCGGCAAGGAACCGATAAGCGCCGCCATCGTGCTCGGCTCCGGCCTTTCCGGCATTGGCGATCTGCTCGAAGACAAGATCACCATTCCCTATGCAGAATTGAAGGGCTTTCCCGGCGGCGGCGTATCCGGCCATGGTCGCGACCTGCTGATCGGCCAGATGGGCGGCAGGCGCGTTGCTGTGCTCACCGGCCGCCAGCATTATTACGAACACGGCAATGCCGCCGCCATGCGCCCGGCGCTCGAGGCCATGGCAGAACTGGGCGCTGAGACCCTGCTCCTGACCAATTCGGCCGGTTCGGTGGACCCGCGCTTCGCACCCGGCGACCTCATGCTGATTGCCGATCACATCAACTATGCCGGCATGAACCCGCTGATCGGCGAGCCAACTGACCGCCGCTTTGTGAACATGGTCAATTGCTACGATCTCGATCTGCGCGCCAAGGCCACCGAACTGGCCCAGCGCTTCGGCTATGCTTTGGGGGAGGGGGTCTATCTGTGGTATTCTGGCCCCAGTTTCGAGACCGTGGCCGAAATCCAGATGGCCATCCGCCTCGGCGCCAATGCCGTTGGCATGTCCACGGCGCCTGAAGTCATCCTCGGCCGTTTTCTGGGGATGAGGGTCGGGGCCTGCTCGTCCATCACCAATATGGGCGCCGGCCTGTCGAGTGAAAATATCAGCCATGAGCACACCAAGATCATGGCCGTTC
- a CDS encoding BMP family ABC transporter substrate-binding protein, whose amino-acid sequence MKISSLTKAFAGGVALSAILAGAAFADGALVYDGGGKFDKSFNEAAYNGAEMFKAEGGAYQDLEISGDAMREQAVRQFAARGNNPIVLPGFSWETALRAVAPEFPDTKFTIIDTVVDLPNVQSVVFKEHEGSYLVGVLAAMQSESGKIGVVPAFNFDLLEAFACGYAQGAKSVNPDIEVVETYVGTGFEAFNDPVKATEVARSQLDQGVDVIFQVAGGAGAGVLQAAADAGKYGIGVDSNQNHLHPGSVLTSMLKRVDVATYNAMKGVADGTWEPGVIVLGLAEDGVGAAFDENNASLITDEMMAAFEEAKADIISGEVVVHDFRTDKTCDAL is encoded by the coding sequence ATGAAAATTTCCAGCCTTACCAAGGCCTTTGCCGGTGGTGTTGCTCTGAGCGCCATTCTGGCCGGTGCGGCCTTTGCTGATGGCGCACTCGTCTATGACGGTGGCGGCAAATTCGACAAATCCTTCAACGAAGCGGCCTATAACGGCGCCGAGATGTTCAAGGCCGAAGGCGGCGCTTACCAGGATCTGGAAATCTCCGGCGACGCCATGCGCGAACAGGCCGTCCGCCAGTTCGCCGCGCGCGGCAACAACCCCATCGTGCTGCCGGGCTTCTCCTGGGAAACCGCTTTGCGCGCCGTTGCTCCGGAATTCCCCGATACCAAGTTCACCATCATCGACACCGTCGTCGACCTGCCCAATGTGCAGTCCGTGGTCTTCAAGGAGCACGAAGGCTCCTACCTCGTGGGCGTCCTGGCGGCCATGCAGTCCGAATCGGGCAAGATCGGCGTTGTGCCGGCCTTCAATTTCGACCTGCTCGAGGCCTTTGCCTGCGGCTATGCCCAGGGTGCCAAGTCGGTCAATCCGGACATTGAAGTTGTCGAAACCTATGTCGGCACCGGCTTTGAAGCCTTCAACGACCCGGTCAAGGCAACCGAAGTTGCCCGCTCCCAGCTCGATCAGGGCGTGGACGTGATCTTCCAGGTCGCCGGTGGTGCCGGCGCAGGCGTACTCCAGGCCGCTGCCGATGCCGGCAAATACGGCATTGGCGTGGATTCCAACCAGAACCATCTGCATCCCGGTTCCGTCCTGACCTCGATGCTCAAGCGCGTCGATGTGGCCACCTATAACGCCATGAAGGGCGTTGCCGATGGCACCTGGGAGCCGGGCGTGATCGTTCTGGGTCTGGCTGAAGACGGCGTTGGCGCCGCCTTTGACGAGAACAATGCCTCGCTCATCACCGATGAGATGATGGCCGCCTTCGAAGAGGCCAAGGCCGACATCATCTCGGGCGAGGTCGTCGTGCACGACTTCCGCACCGACAAGACCTGCGACGCCCTCTAA
- a CDS encoding ABC transporter permease has product MTPLPRWADVVLLPLLNVVLAFLVGGLIVLSVGQNPLQAVGIMLYGAFGYGSGFGYTLYYTTDFIFAGLAVSLAYHAGLFNIGPEGQAYVGGLGVILIGLALNGMHWALVFPLMIVCGALFGAAWAFIPGYLQAKRGSHVVITTILFNFIAASMMGYIISRILKPEGVNSDESAPLEAITRVPQLRGFIELFKNSPVNLTFFLAIVALIFVYWLIWRTKFGYAIRALGHNPVAANYAGISNQKMIMIIMALAGAFAAMVAVNNVGGVQGRLILNFVNGAGFVGIAVAFMGKGHPIGVGLSALLFGMLYQGGQELAFQMPGITREMIVTIQALVILFTGAMGDMLRGPVSRLFGQPDAATGGK; this is encoded by the coding sequence ATGACACCATTGCCACGCTGGGCCGATGTCGTCCTCCTGCCGCTTCTCAATGTTGTCCTGGCCTTTCTGGTCGGCGGATTGATCGTTCTCTCTGTCGGGCAAAACCCGCTCCAGGCCGTGGGCATCATGCTCTATGGCGCCTTTGGCTATGGCTCGGGCTTTGGCTATACGCTCTATTACACGACCGACTTCATCTTTGCCGGGCTGGCCGTTTCGCTCGCCTATCATGCGGGCCTCTTTAATATCGGTCCCGAAGGCCAGGCCTATGTAGGCGGCCTGGGCGTCATCCTCATTGGCCTGGCGCTCAATGGCATGCATTGGGCCCTGGTCTTTCCGCTCATGATCGTGTGCGGCGCGCTGTTCGGCGCGGCCTGGGCCTTCATTCCCGGCTATCTCCAGGCCAAGCGCGGCAGCCATGTGGTGATCACCACCATTCTCTTTAACTTCATCGCCGCCTCGATGATGGGCTACATCATCAGCCGCATTTTGAAGCCCGAAGGGGTCAATTCCGACGAAAGCGCGCCGCTTGAGGCCATAACGCGCGTGCCGCAATTGCGTGGCTTTATCGAGCTGTTCAAGAATTCGCCGGTCAATCTCACCTTCTTCCTGGCCATTGTCGCGCTGATCTTTGTCTATTGGCTGATCTGGCGCACCAAATTCGGCTATGCCATCCGCGCCCTGGGCCACAATCCCGTGGCCGCCAATTATGCCGGCATCTCCAACCAGAAGATGATCATGATCATCATGGCCCTGGCTGGCGCCTTCGCCGCCATGGTTGCGGTCAACAATGTCGGCGGCGTGCAGGGCCGTCTCATTCTCAACTTCGTCAATGGTGCCGGCTTTGTGGGTATTGCCGTGGCCTTCATGGGCAAGGGCCATCCCATCGGCGTGGGGCTTTCGGCGCTGCTTTTCGGCATGCTCTACCAGGGCGGGCAGGAACTGGCCTTCCAGATGCCCGGCATTACCCGCGAAATGATCGTCACCATCCAGGCCTTGGTCATCCTGTTCACAGGCGCCATGGGCGACATGTTGCGCGGTCCGGTATCTCGCCTCTTCGGACAACCTGACGCCGCGACGGGGGGCAAGTGA
- a CDS encoding ABC transporter permease, translating to MENYLVDITLILDSTTRLAVPLILACLAGLYSERAGIVDIGLEGKLLAAAFAAAAMSAVTGSAWLGLLAGIGAALMFSGIHGLASINFKGNQTISGVALNFLAAGLTTFLGQSWFHRGGYTPQLSGDQRFNPITLPFADQLRDVPVLGQIYGELISGHNIITYFAFLSVPVTAWVLFRTRFGLRLRAVGENPKAIDTAGISVARLRYQALIITAVLVGIGGAYLSIAQSAGFNNNMSAGRGYIALAALIFAKWRPGPALLVCLMFGFLDAVQFRIQGQVFPIIGEVPVQAIQALPYILTVVLLAGFIGRAVAPKAAGVPYTKER from the coding sequence ATGGAAAACTATCTGGTCGATATCACCCTCATTCTCGATTCCACCACGCGCCTGGCCGTGCCGCTGATCCTGGCTTGTCTGGCCGGGCTCTATTCCGAGCGCGCCGGCATTGTTGATATTGGTCTTGAGGGCAAATTGCTGGCAGCTGCCTTTGCGGCTGCCGCAATGTCCGCGGTAACGGGGTCCGCTTGGCTCGGCCTGCTCGCCGGCATCGGGGCGGCGCTCATGTTCTCCGGCATTCACGGTCTGGCCTCGATCAATTTCAAAGGCAACCAGACCATTTCCGGTGTGGCGCTCAACTTCCTTGCCGCCGGTCTCACCACCTTTCTCGGCCAATCCTGGTTCCACCGCGGCGGCTATACGCCACAGCTTTCTGGCGATCAGCGCTTCAACCCCATCACCTTGCCGTTCGCCGATCAATTGCGCGACGTGCCGGTGCTGGGCCAGATTTATGGCGAGCTGATATCGGGCCACAATATCATCACCTATTTCGCCTTCCTCTCCGTGCCTGTGACCGCCTGGGTGCTCTTCCGCACCCGCTTCGGTTTGAGGCTGCGTGCCGTGGGCGAAAATCCAAAGGCAATTGATACGGCCGGCATTTCGGTGGCGCGCCTGCGCTATCAGGCATTGATCATCACCGCCGTCCTGGTCGGCATTGGCGGCGCCTATCTCTCGATCGCCCAGTCCGCCGGCTTCAACAACAACATGTCGGCCGGTCGTGGCTATATCGCTTTGGCGGCGCTGATTTTCGCCAAATGGCGGCCGGGGCCGGCTCTATTGGTCTGCCTGATGTTTGGCTTCCTCGATGCGGTGCAGTTCCGCATCCAGGGCCAAGTCTTCCCCATTATTGGCGAAGTGCCGGTCCAGGCCATTCAGGCTTTGCCCTATATCCTGACCGTGGTGCTGCTTGCCGGCTTTATCGGCCGCGCGGTGGCGCCCAAGGCGGCGGGCGTGCCCTATACCAAGGAGCGCTAA